Proteins encoded within one genomic window of Macaca fascicularis isolate 582-1 chromosome 16, T2T-MFA8v1.1:
- the PGAP3 gene encoding post-GPI attachment to proteins factor 3 isoform X4 has translation MTLPPKSEERVSLNAWFWSTVFHTRDTDLTEKMDYFCASTVILHSIYLCCVRTVGLQHPAVVSAFRALLLLMLTVHISYLSLIRFDYGYNLVANVAIGLVNVVWWLAWCLWNQQRLPHVRKCMVVVLLLQGLSLLELLDFPPLFWVLDAHAIWHISTIPVHVLFFSFLEDDSLYLLKESEAKFKLD, from the exons ATGACACTACCTCCCAAATCTGAGGAAAGG GTGTCTCTCAACGCATGGTTCTGGTCCACGGTCTTCCACACCAGGGACACTGACCTCACAGAG AAAATGGACTACTTCTGTGCCTCCACCGTCATCCTACACTCAATCTATCTGTGCTGTGTCAG GACTGTGGGGCTGCAGCACCCAGCTGTGGTCAGTGCCTTCCGAGCTCTCCTGCTGCTAATGCTGACCGTGCACATCTCCTACCTGAGCCTCATCCGCTTCGACTATGGCTACAACCTGGTGGCCAACGTGGCTATTG gcctggtcaacgtggtgtgGTGGCTGGCCTGGTGCCTGTGGAACCAGCAGCGGCTGCCTCACGTGCGCAAGTGCATGGTGGTGGTCTTGCTGCTGCAGGGGCTGTCCCTGCTCGAGCTGCTTGACTTCCCGCCGCTCTTCTGGGTCCTGGACGCCCACGCCATCTGGCACATCAGCACCATCCCTGTCCACGTCCTCTTTTTCAG CTTTCTGGAAGATGACAGCCTGTACCTGCTGAAGGAATCAGAGGCCAAGTTCAAGCTGGACTGA
- the PGAP3 gene encoding post-GPI attachment to proteins factor 3 isoform X1 yields MAGRAARLVLLAGAAALASGSQGDREPVYRDCVLQCEEQNCSGGALNHFRSRQPIYMSLAGWTCRDDCKYECMWVTVGLYLQEGHKVPQFHGKWPFSRFLFFQEPASAVASFLNGLASLVMLCRYRTFVPASSPMYHTCVAFAWVSLNAWFWSTVFHTRDTDLTEKMDYFCASTVILHSIYLCCVRTVGLQHPAVVSAFRALLLLMLTVHISYLSLIRFDYGYNLVANVAIGLVNVVWWLAWCLWNQQRLPHVRKCMVVVLLLQGLSLLELLDFPPLFWVLDAHAIWHISTIPVHVLFFSFLEDDSLYLLKESEAKFKLD; encoded by the exons ATGGCCGGTCGGGCGGCGCGGTTGGTCCTGCTAGCTGGGGCCGCGGCGCTGGCGAGCGGCTCCCAGGGCGACCGTGAGCCGGTGTACCGCGATTGCGTACTGCAGTGCGAAGAGCAGAACTGCTCTGGGGGCGCTCTGAATCACTTCCGCTCCCGCCAGCCAATCTACATGAGTCTAGCAG GCTGGACCTGTCGGGACGACTGTAAGTATGAGTGTATGTGGGTCACCGTTGGTCTCTACCTCCAGGAAGGTCACAAAGTGCCTCAGTTCCATGGCAAG TGGCCCTTCTCCCGGTTCCTGTTCTTTCAAGAACCGGCATCTGCCGTGGCCTCTTTTCTCAATGGCCTAGCCAGCCTGGTGATGCTCTGCCGCTACCGCACCTTCGTGCCAGCCTCCTCCCCCATGTACCACACCTGTGTGGCCTTCGCCTGG GTGTCTCTCAACGCATGGTTCTGGTCCACGGTCTTCCACACCAGGGACACTGACCTCACAGAG AAAATGGACTACTTCTGTGCCTCCACCGTCATCCTACACTCAATCTATCTGTGCTGTGTCAG GACTGTGGGGCTGCAGCACCCAGCTGTGGTCAGTGCCTTCCGAGCTCTCCTGCTGCTAATGCTGACCGTGCACATCTCCTACCTGAGCCTCATCCGCTTCGACTATGGCTACAACCTGGTGGCCAACGTGGCTATTG gcctggtcaacgtggtgtgGTGGCTGGCCTGGTGCCTGTGGAACCAGCAGCGGCTGCCTCACGTGCGCAAGTGCATGGTGGTGGTCTTGCTGCTGCAGGGGCTGTCCCTGCTCGAGCTGCTTGACTTCCCGCCGCTCTTCTGGGTCCTGGACGCCCACGCCATCTGGCACATCAGCACCATCCCTGTCCACGTCCTCTTTTTCAG CTTTCTGGAAGATGACAGCCTGTACCTGCTGAAGGAATCAGAGGCCAAGTTCAAGCTGGACTGA
- the PGAP3 gene encoding post-GPI attachment to proteins factor 3 isoform X2 yields MAGRAARLVLLAGAAALASGSQGDREPVYRDCVLQCEEQNCSGGALNHFRSRQPIYMSLAGWTCRDDCKYECMWVTVGLYLQEGHKVPQFHGKWPFSRFLFFQEPASAVASFLNGLASLVMLCRYRTFVPASSPMYHTCVAFAWVSLNAWFWSTVFHTRDTDLTEKMDYFCASTVILHSIYLCCVRGCPCSSCLTSRRSSGSWTPTPSGTSAPSLSTSSFSAFWKMTACTC; encoded by the exons ATGGCCGGTCGGGCGGCGCGGTTGGTCCTGCTAGCTGGGGCCGCGGCGCTGGCGAGCGGCTCCCAGGGCGACCGTGAGCCGGTGTACCGCGATTGCGTACTGCAGTGCGAAGAGCAGAACTGCTCTGGGGGCGCTCTGAATCACTTCCGCTCCCGCCAGCCAATCTACATGAGTCTAGCAG GCTGGACCTGTCGGGACGACTGTAAGTATGAGTGTATGTGGGTCACCGTTGGTCTCTACCTCCAGGAAGGTCACAAAGTGCCTCAGTTCCATGGCAAG TGGCCCTTCTCCCGGTTCCTGTTCTTTCAAGAACCGGCATCTGCCGTGGCCTCTTTTCTCAATGGCCTAGCCAGCCTGGTGATGCTCTGCCGCTACCGCACCTTCGTGCCAGCCTCCTCCCCCATGTACCACACCTGTGTGGCCTTCGCCTGG GTGTCTCTCAACGCATGGTTCTGGTCCACGGTCTTCCACACCAGGGACACTGACCTCACAGAG AAAATGGACTACTTCTGTGCCTCCACCGTCATCCTACACTCAATCTATCTGTGCTGTGTCAG GGGCTGTCCCTGCTCGAGCTGCTTGACTTCCCGCCGCTCTTCTGGGTCCTGGACGCCCACGCCATCTGGCACATCAGCACCATCCCTGTCCACGTCCTCTTTTTCAG CTTTCTGGAAGATGACAGCCTGTACCTGCTGA
- the PGAP3 gene encoding post-GPI attachment to proteins factor 3 isoform X3, which yields MAGRAARLVLLAGAAALASGSQGDREPVYRDCVLQCEEQNCSGGALNHFRSRQPIYMSLAGWTCRDDCKYECMWVTVGLYLQEGHKVPQFHGKWPFSRFLFFQEPASAVASFLNGLASLVMLCRYRTFVPASSPMYHTCVAFAWTETASCSPSTQPPIPPPLAPCPWPPLLLSVYAKLWVPAGQPVTLLVSSPACPRSLERGEESESSRALASWSSPSFQSPSVPSACSC from the exons ATGGCCGGTCGGGCGGCGCGGTTGGTCCTGCTAGCTGGGGCCGCGGCGCTGGCGAGCGGCTCCCAGGGCGACCGTGAGCCGGTGTACCGCGATTGCGTACTGCAGTGCGAAGAGCAGAACTGCTCTGGGGGCGCTCTGAATCACTTCCGCTCCCGCCAGCCAATCTACATGAGTCTAGCAG GCTGGACCTGTCGGGACGACTGTAAGTATGAGTGTATGTGGGTCACCGTTGGTCTCTACCTCCAGGAAGGTCACAAAGTGCCTCAGTTCCATGGCAAG TGGCCCTTCTCCCGGTTCCTGTTCTTTCAAGAACCGGCATCTGCCGTGGCCTCTTTTCTCAATGGCCTAGCCAGCCTGGTGATGCTCTGCCGCTACCGCACCTTCGTGCCAGCCTCCTCCCCCATGTACCACACCTGTGTGGCCTTCGCCTGG ACTGAAACAGCCTCTTGCTCTCCCTCCACCCAGCCTCCGATTCCACCCCCACTGGCACCCTGCCCCTGGCCACCCCTTCTACTCAGTGTTTACGCAAAACTCTGGGTGCCTGCCGGGCAGCCTGTCACCCTCCTGGTCAGTTCCCCTGCCTGCCCCCGTTCACTCGAGCGTGGCGAGGAGTCCGAGAGTAGCCGTGCCTTGGCATCTTGGAGCTCTCCTTCCTTCCAAAGCCCATCTGTCCCCTCTGCTTGCTCTTGCTGA